A single region of the Anaerostipes rhamnosivorans genome encodes:
- a CDS encoding PTS glucitol/sorbitol transporter subunit IIA → MIYQTTIKGMGDQVEAFVGEGIFVTFGDNAPDTLTDFCYTVDVNPVQGDIKPGSKLVIDGQEYTITMVGDVARENLNNLGHVTYSFNGSGECLPGSICVEKADVPSLKVGSTISITE, encoded by the coding sequence ATGATTTATCAGACAACAATCAAAGGAATGGGAGATCAGGTAGAAGCATTCGTGGGAGAAGGAATCTTCGTAACATTCGGAGACAATGCTCCGGATACTTTGACAGATTTCTGCTACACAGTGGATGTAAATCCTGTTCAGGGAGACATCAAACCTGGCAGCAAGCTTGTGATTGACGGACAAGAATATACGATCACCATGGTTGGTGATGTGGCCAGAGAAAATCTGAATAATCTGGGACATGTAACATATTCTTTCAATGGAAGCGGAGAATGCCTTCCGGGAAGCATTTGTGTGGAAAAAGCAGATGTACCGTCATTAAAGGTCGGAAGCACAATTTCCATCACAGAGTAA
- the srlE gene encoding PTS glucitol/sorbitol transporter subunit IIB, whose product MADYRAITIEKGSGGFGGPLTVKPEEGKDVLLFITGGGAEPEIVEKIVSLTGCRAVNGFKTTVPEKEIFLVIIDCGGTLRCGIYPQKRIPTINVNPVGKSGPMAKYITEDIYVSGVGMNQISAADGSAAPIREEAPKTEEREFKYSADKKVSEQMGGNGGGKSSFIQKIGMGAGKVVATFNAAAKESVNTVLHTILPFMGFVSLLIGIIQGSGFGNCFAQMLKPLCGNIVGLVILGLICSIPFLSCLLGPGAVIAQIIGTLIGVEIGKGNIAPGLALPALFAINTQCACDFIPVGLGLAEADPETVEVGVPSVLYSRFIIGVPRVLVAFVASIGLYK is encoded by the coding sequence ATGGCAGATTACAGAGCAATTACAATTGAAAAAGGAAGCGGCGGATTCGGCGGACCTTTAACAGTAAAACCAGAAGAAGGAAAAGATGTTTTATTATTTATCACCGGAGGAGGGGCAGAACCTGAGATCGTTGAGAAGATCGTAAGCCTTACTGGATGCCGTGCAGTAAATGGATTTAAGACAACCGTACCGGAAAAAGAAATTTTCCTTGTGATCATTGACTGCGGCGGAACACTTCGCTGCGGAATCTACCCACAGAAAAGAATTCCGACTATCAACGTCAATCCGGTTGGAAAATCAGGACCGATGGCAAAATATATCACAGAAGACATCTACGTTTCAGGAGTCGGCATGAACCAGATCAGCGCAGCAGACGGATCTGCAGCTCCGATCAGAGAGGAAGCTCCAAAGACAGAAGAAAGAGAATTCAAATACAGTGCTGATAAGAAAGTTTCTGAGCAGATGGGTGGAAACGGCGGCGGAAAGTCCAGCTTTATCCAGAAGATCGGTATGGGAGCAGGTAAAGTCGTAGCGACCTTTAACGCAGCTGCAAAAGAATCTGTAAATACCGTATTACATACGATCCTTCCATTCATGGGATTCGTATCCCTGCTGATCGGTATCATTCAGGGATCAGGATTCGGTAACTGCTTCGCGCAGATGTTAAAACCTCTCTGCGGAAATATCGTTGGACTCGTGATCTTAGGACTGATCTGTTCTATTCCGTTCCTGTCCTGTCTGTTGGGACCTGGAGCTGTTATCGCTCAGATCATCGGTACTCTGATCGGTGTAGAGATTGGAAAAGGAAATATTGCACCAGGACTTGCGCTTCCAGCATTGTTTGCCATCAATACACAGTGTGCCTGTGACTTTATCCCGGTAGGTTTAGGACTGGCAGAAGCAGATCCGGAAACAGTTGAAGTGGGTGTGCCATCTGTGCTATACTCAAGGTTCATCATAGGTGTGCCGCGTGTGCTCGTAGCATTCGTCGCAAGTATCGGATTATACAAATAA
- the srlA gene encoding PTS glucitol/sorbitol transporter subunit IIC has translation MNVIVKFASGFMGLFDTGAETFIGWVSGIVPKVLLLLILMNTIIALVGQERINKFAKVCSKNVILAYGVLPFIAAFMLGNPMAFSMGKFLPERQKPSYYASAAYHCHTNSGIFPHINPGEIFIYMGIAAGIQKLGLNETDLALRYLLVGLVMNFFAGWVTDFTTKMVMKQQGIELSNEIKLED, from the coding sequence ATGAACGTTATAGTAAAATTTGCGTCAGGATTTATGGGATTATTTGATACTGGTGCTGAAACATTTATCGGCTGGGTGTCAGGAATTGTACCAAAGGTATTACTGTTACTTATTTTAATGAATACAATCATCGCATTGGTTGGACAGGAAAGAATCAATAAATTTGCGAAAGTTTGCTCTAAAAATGTAATTTTGGCTTACGGGGTGCTGCCGTTTATCGCAGCCTTTATGTTAGGAAACCCAATGGCTTTTTCCATGGGAAAATTCTTACCGGAACGCCAGAAACCAAGTTACTATGCATCAGCAGCTTATCACTGCCATACAAACAGCGGTATTTTCCCTCACATCAATCCAGGTGAGATCTTCATTTACATGGGAATTGCAGCTGGAATCCAGAAACTCGGCTTAAATGAGACAGATCTTGCTCTCCGCTATCTGTTAGTCGGTCTTGTCATGAACTTCTTCGCAGGATGGGTGACAGACTTTACTACAAAGATGGTTATGAAACAGCAGGGAATTGAATTGAGCAACGAGATTAAATTAGAGGATTAA
- a CDS encoding transcriptional regulator GutM: MSYYLLIAGALLTAFILQFLFSMIQMKAFNVHYGRLRKIGRVAIGKSKGGFHAGAMVMFAIDKRGMIKEGCFMRGFTIFARFKKFNDFNGKNVGLITKEDCKGMEYSLRRSVLNAASNYNTIMDGGEVVETPGLLTRIADMLLGKSRKACK; this comes from the coding sequence ATGTCATACTATTTATTGATTGCAGGTGCGCTGCTCACCGCATTTATACTGCAGTTTCTGTTTTCAATGATTCAGATGAAGGCCTTTAATGTCCATTACGGCAGACTGAGGAAGATCGGCAGAGTGGCGATCGGAAAGAGCAAAGGCGGTTTTCATGCCGGAGCCATGGTAATGTTTGCAATTGATAAGCGTGGCATGATCAAAGAAGGATGCTTTATGCGGGGATTTACGATCTTTGCAAGATTTAAAAAGTTTAATGATTTCAACGGAAAGAACGTTGGTTTGATCACAAAAGAAGATTGCAAAGGGATGGAATATTCTCTGAGGAGATCCGTTCTCAATGCAGCCTCCAACTACAACACGATCATGGACGGAGGCGAAGTAGTGGAGACGCCGGGACTTTTGACAAGAATTGCAGACATGCTTCTCGGCAAATCCAGAAAAGCCTGCAAATAG